Proteins co-encoded in one Synechococcus elongatus PCC 6301 genomic window:
- a CDS encoding histidine phosphatase family protein: MATRVVLVRHGQSSYSAAGRIQGRCDNSQLTDRGAADAVKVAAALNGIPFAAAYCSPLQRAKRTAEIIIEQIETPPALAVSDGLLEVDLPLWEGLSREEVRSQYAELYRQWHEAPHELVLTVPDGQGGSREHAPVLALFEQARQFWKDLLERHRDQTVLLVAHNGILRSLIATALGVDPSAYQVIRQSNCGISVLNFADGTNQPAQLECLNLTAPLGDALPDRGASSGVRLLLVRHGETDWNRQKRFQGQIDIPLNDNGRAQARSAAEFLAPIQIDFAVSSPMARPKETAELILERHPNCELSVDDRLQEIGHGLWEGKLEEEIAAEFGELLQLWKDQPEQVQMPEGENLQEVWDRSVAAWEAIVANAPEGSTGLVVAHDAVNKVILCHVLGLSPADIWSIKQGNGAVTVVDYPKRLDSRPVLQAMNLTLHLDGAVLDRTAAGAL, translated from the coding sequence TTGGCTACGCGTGTTGTCCTCGTCCGCCACGGACAAAGCAGCTATAGCGCCGCTGGGCGTATCCAAGGACGCTGCGACAATTCTCAGCTGACCGATCGCGGGGCCGCCGATGCGGTCAAGGTTGCGGCAGCCCTGAACGGCATTCCCTTTGCGGCGGCTTACTGCAGCCCGCTGCAGCGGGCCAAGCGCACCGCTGAAATCATCATTGAACAAATCGAGACCCCGCCGGCGCTAGCGGTCAGCGATGGCTTGCTGGAAGTCGACCTACCCCTTTGGGAAGGACTGAGTCGCGAGGAAGTGCGATCGCAGTACGCTGAACTCTACCGCCAGTGGCATGAAGCGCCCCACGAGTTAGTGCTGACGGTGCCCGATGGTCAGGGTGGCAGTCGGGAGCATGCGCCGGTTTTGGCACTGTTTGAACAAGCTCGGCAGTTCTGGAAGGACTTGCTCGAGCGCCATCGCGATCAAACCGTGCTGCTCGTCGCCCACAACGGCATTTTGCGATCGCTGATTGCGACAGCGCTGGGGGTCGATCCCTCTGCTTACCAGGTTATTCGCCAGTCCAACTGCGGCATCAGTGTCCTCAACTTTGCGGATGGAACGAATCAGCCGGCCCAACTGGAATGTTTGAACCTGACGGCTCCCCTAGGTGATGCCCTACCCGATCGCGGGGCCAGTAGCGGCGTTCGGTTGCTGCTGGTTCGCCATGGTGAAACCGACTGGAACCGCCAGAAACGCTTCCAAGGTCAAATCGATATTCCGCTCAATGACAACGGCCGTGCCCAGGCGCGCTCGGCGGCAGAATTCCTTGCGCCGATTCAGATTGATTTCGCCGTCAGCAGTCCGATGGCTCGCCCCAAAGAAACAGCGGAACTGATTCTTGAACGTCATCCCAACTGCGAACTATCGGTAGACGATCGCTTGCAGGAAATTGGCCATGGCCTTTGGGAAGGCAAGCTTGAAGAAGAAATTGCGGCGGAGTTTGGCGAGCTGTTGCAGCTCTGGAAGGACCAGCCCGAGCAAGTCCAGATGCCCGAAGGTGAAAACCTACAGGAAGTCTGGGATCGTTCTGTCGCAGCTTGGGAGGCGATCGTTGCTAATGCGCCAGAAGGTAGTACAGGACTCGTTGTGGCCCACGACGCGGTCAACAAAGTCATCCTCTGCCATGTCCTCGGCCTCTCGCCAGCAGATATTTGGTCAATCAAGCAGGGTAACGGCGCAGTCACCGTTGTTGACTATCCGAAGCGGCTTGATTCGCGCCCAGTGCTGCAAGCGATGAACTTGACCCTGCATTTGGATGGGGCAGTGCTCGATCGCACGGCAGCAGGAGCCCTCTAG
- a CDS encoding CPBP family intramembrane glutamic endopeptidase: MGIRRLLVWSLSLLACLLMGNVLLNSWQQPQVQSQLELRQNELSLQLLQLQDQWASADGDRQTTLATAERSFRQRVEQLQTNSASGLLVQTDQLSQAQLELGVIEAVNGNAPAAIATWENAIATALPNSPNPQSATVLIGLWQDPPRLLPDAEPQLRSQLRGWFQTQSLEQLYRLQQRSDALASLVKRQNRAAWQALIALLLLNGLPLVGSILGLGILGYLGWRRWRKQPFPPLQGWTVPWDSTVVAWIMLPGFILIGQIGLNQLLLPTLLAAVGFDSSRLDVSGQAFSILVRYSLMAGLVLGLLAWTLQRYRPLPPDWFVLRWRSRWPLWGIGGYWVALPVVIGTSLLNQLIWQGRGGSNPLLELVLDSGSRSALFWFWVTAAIAAPLFEEVLFRGFLLASLTRWLPVRGAIALSGLLFALAHLSLSEVLPLFALGCLLGEVYTRSRNLLAPMLLHGLWNSGTLISLLLLSQP; this comes from the coding sequence ATGGGCATACGGCGATTACTAGTCTGGAGTTTGTCTCTGCTGGCCTGCCTCTTGATGGGCAATGTGTTGCTGAATAGTTGGCAGCAACCGCAGGTCCAGAGTCAGTTGGAATTGCGGCAGAACGAGTTGTCGCTGCAGCTCTTACAGCTTCAGGATCAGTGGGCTAGTGCCGATGGCGATCGCCAAACCACGCTTGCTACGGCTGAGCGTAGTTTTCGCCAAAGAGTTGAACAACTCCAAACAAATAGTGCTTCAGGGCTCCTCGTCCAGACGGATCAGCTCAGCCAAGCACAGCTGGAATTAGGGGTGATTGAGGCGGTCAATGGCAATGCTCCAGCTGCGATCGCCACTTGGGAAAATGCGATCGCCACGGCTTTACCCAACTCCCCCAATCCGCAGAGTGCCACGGTTCTGATCGGCCTCTGGCAAGATCCGCCCCGACTGCTCCCCGATGCCGAACCGCAATTGCGATCGCAGCTACGGGGCTGGTTTCAAACTCAGTCCCTCGAGCAGCTCTACCGTCTCCAACAGCGTTCTGATGCCCTTGCCAGTCTGGTCAAGCGCCAAAATCGGGCGGCTTGGCAAGCCCTGATCGCCCTGCTACTGCTCAACGGGCTACCCCTCGTCGGTTCAATTCTGGGACTGGGCATTTTGGGCTACTTAGGCTGGCGGCGCTGGCGCAAGCAACCCTTCCCACCACTGCAGGGCTGGACGGTGCCCTGGGATTCCACTGTGGTGGCCTGGATCATGCTGCCGGGCTTCATCTTGATCGGCCAGATTGGCCTCAATCAATTGCTGCTCCCAACGCTACTGGCTGCCGTTGGCTTCGACAGTAGTCGCTTGGATGTCAGCGGCCAAGCATTCTCGATCTTGGTGCGCTACAGCCTGATGGCGGGGCTGGTTCTGGGGCTGCTGGCCTGGACGCTACAGCGCTATCGTCCCCTGCCACCCGATTGGTTTGTCCTGCGCTGGCGATCGCGCTGGCCCTTGTGGGGCATTGGGGGCTATTGGGTCGCTCTGCCCGTAGTGATTGGGACCTCACTCCTCAACCAACTGATCTGGCAGGGCCGTGGCGGCAGTAATCCGCTGCTGGAGTTGGTGCTGGATAGCGGCAGCCGCAGCGCCCTGTTCTGGTTCTGGGTGACGGCGGCGATCGCGGCGCCCCTATTTGAGGAAGTGCTATTTCGGGGTTTTCTGCTGGCCTCCCTCACCCGCTGGCTACCAGTGCGCGGCGCGATCGCCCTCAGTGGCCTACTCTTTGCCCTAGCCCACCTCAGCCTGTCGGAAGTGCTGCCCTTGTTTGCCCTCGGCTGTCTATTGGGCGAGGTCTACACCCGTAGCCGTAACCTTTTAGCCCCAATGCTCTTGCATGGCCTTTGGAATAGCGGCACCTTAATCAGCCTGCTCTTGCTCAGCCAGCCTTAG
- a CDS encoding peptidoglycan D,D-transpeptidase FtsI family protein, which produces MTVLPQARGGRNSRRSPRRSVPQQVIEPRRILAIWLLLVIGAALLGWRLFTVQVLEGPMLRQKATEQQRVMLSPFLPRRPIIDQQGNLIALDQEIYTLYVHPQLFKEPIPSVAQKLAPILGMDVSTLTQRFQSQKSGIRLRSDLSREAVTALRKLYLDGLEFEQRAQRLYPFKDLYANIVGFLNDERKGQAGLEFSQQNLLQRPVLKASVERSGDGSLLPDGVPAGFLHQDDMRLQLTLDGRLQRTTQTALRQQLKRYSAKRGAALVMDVRDGSMLALVSEPTYDANRYFEADPKLFNDWAVHDLYEPGSTFKPINIAIALEEKVLDINDVIYDEGRIQVGGWPINNHDFSTAGGRGPLNLAQVMQYSSNVAMVHIVERMRPQRYFEWLQKLQIDKPVGTDLPFATGGQIKSRDEFVNYVIEPATAAFGQGFSLTPLKLLQLHAAIANGGKLVTPHVIAGLVDSQGQLYWQPPRPEAPQLFSADTSKQVMGLMESVVAAGSGKPAQVKGYRLGGKTGTAQKAENGVYVAGARITSFVGVLPADNPRYAMLVVVDEPKGDDAYGSTVAAPVVKQMAEALVAIEGLAPNQN; this is translated from the coding sequence ATGACGGTACTGCCGCAAGCGAGAGGAGGTCGGAATTCCCGGCGATCACCGCGTCGCTCAGTACCGCAGCAGGTCATTGAACCACGGCGAATACTCGCCATTTGGCTACTGCTGGTGATTGGCGCTGCTCTCTTAGGTTGGCGTCTGTTTACCGTGCAGGTGCTAGAAGGGCCAATGCTCCGACAAAAAGCCACGGAACAGCAGCGAGTGATGCTGTCGCCCTTCCTGCCACGGCGGCCCATCATCGATCAGCAGGGCAATCTGATTGCCCTCGACCAAGAGATTTATACCCTCTACGTTCACCCCCAGCTTTTCAAAGAGCCCATTCCTAGCGTGGCCCAAAAACTGGCGCCGATTCTAGGGATGGACGTCAGTACCCTGACACAGCGATTCCAGTCGCAAAAGAGTGGCATTCGCCTGCGATCGGATCTGTCGCGCGAGGCCGTGACTGCTCTGCGGAAGCTTTACCTTGATGGCCTCGAGTTTGAGCAGCGGGCCCAGCGCCTCTATCCCTTCAAGGATCTCTATGCCAATATCGTTGGCTTTCTCAACGATGAGCGCAAAGGCCAAGCTGGATTGGAATTCAGCCAGCAGAATCTCTTGCAGCGGCCCGTCCTAAAAGCATCCGTCGAGCGATCGGGGGATGGTAGCTTGCTGCCTGATGGTGTGCCTGCTGGCTTCCTGCACCAAGATGATATGCGGCTGCAACTCACCTTGGATGGCCGCCTCCAACGCACCACACAAACAGCACTCCGGCAGCAATTAAAACGCTATTCCGCCAAACGGGGCGCGGCGCTGGTGATGGATGTGCGGGATGGCTCGATGTTGGCGCTAGTCAGTGAGCCGACCTACGACGCCAATCGCTATTTCGAAGCTGATCCCAAGCTCTTTAATGACTGGGCAGTTCATGATCTCTATGAGCCGGGGTCGACTTTTAAGCCGATCAATATTGCGATCGCCCTAGAAGAGAAAGTTCTCGACATTAACGATGTCATCTACGACGAAGGTCGCATCCAAGTCGGGGGCTGGCCAATCAACAACCACGACTTCAGCACAGCAGGCGGACGAGGACCCCTGAATCTGGCGCAAGTGATGCAGTATTCCAGCAATGTGGCCATGGTTCACATCGTGGAACGCATGCGGCCCCAACGCTATTTTGAATGGCTGCAAAAATTGCAAATCGATAAACCCGTTGGGACTGATTTGCCCTTTGCCACCGGCGGGCAGATCAAATCACGCGATGAGTTTGTCAACTATGTGATTGAGCCTGCAACAGCAGCATTTGGGCAGGGTTTCTCGCTGACCCCCCTCAAGCTTTTGCAGCTGCATGCCGCGATCGCCAATGGAGGCAAACTGGTCACGCCCCACGTCATCGCCGGACTAGTCGACAGTCAAGGTCAGCTCTACTGGCAGCCGCCGCGTCCTGAAGCACCACAACTCTTTTCTGCCGATACGTCGAAGCAGGTCATGGGTTTGATGGAGAGTGTGGTCGCTGCCGGTAGCGGAAAACCAGCCCAAGTTAAAGGGTATCGACTAGGTGGGAAAACCGGGACTGCCCAGAAAGCAGAAAATGGTGTGTATGTTGCAGGGGCGCGGATCACCAGCTTTGTGGGTGTTTTACCCGCAGACAATCCACGCTATGCCATGTTGGTCGTGGTCGATGAGCCGAAGGGGGATGACGCCTACGGCTCAACGGTTGCCGCTCCCGTTGTCAAGCAAATGGCGGAAGCCCTCGTTGCGATCGAGGGTTTGGCTCCTAACCAGAATTGA
- a CDS encoding trypsin-like peptidase domain-containing protein — MPTVSRIWQPLLGLALVSLLVQSCGRSRQALNPSGNLCGSRQLEASDIFKRSKGSVVKIETATGLGSGFVVKNDNGSIILTNAHVVKGNGGTLTVKDVRGNVVDAQLLAVGEGEADSSDLALIKTETEIGTPLKLSDDIETASTVYAIGSPLGQEWSISQGIISRFVTDQGLIQTDIAINPGNSGGPVLDKRGCVVGVVVSKLDPAQSEGIGFAIEPRIAERYVKENAGNQAIAIDQFSEPEETQVEQVENPDRNEAGYEVCNQSGENLSVAIAYFDTSIDSYRSEGWWNLDQSKCQFFPNLLDSVDEVYVFAESDQTLWSGDFPFCMQEDAFEYPDANRDRCPSPAYSKGFLKVEVGDAKTWTTNLTPSQ; from the coding sequence ATGCCTACTGTTTCTCGGATCTGGCAGCCACTGCTGGGCCTTGCACTCGTCTCCTTGCTCGTTCAAAGCTGTGGGCGATCGCGGCAGGCATTAAACCCGTCGGGTAACCTGTGTGGTTCACGCCAGCTGGAAGCGAGCGATATCTTCAAGCGCAGCAAGGGCAGTGTGGTCAAAATCGAAACGGCCACAGGTTTGGGCTCTGGTTTTGTCGTCAAAAATGACAACGGCTCCATCATTCTTACCAACGCTCATGTGGTCAAAGGGAATGGCGGCACCCTGACGGTGAAGGATGTCCGTGGCAATGTGGTTGACGCCCAGTTGCTCGCGGTTGGTGAGGGTGAGGCCGATTCTTCTGATTTGGCCTTAATTAAAACGGAGACAGAAATCGGCACTCCCCTAAAGCTAAGTGATGACATTGAAACGGCCAGCACGGTCTATGCGATCGGGTCGCCCTTGGGCCAGGAATGGTCCATTTCCCAAGGCATTATTAGTCGCTTCGTCACCGATCAAGGCCTGATCCAAACCGATATTGCCATCAACCCAGGTAACTCGGGCGGCCCTGTTCTCGACAAGCGCGGTTGCGTTGTTGGGGTTGTTGTTTCCAAGCTGGATCCAGCGCAGTCAGAAGGGATTGGTTTTGCGATCGAGCCTCGCATCGCTGAGCGCTATGTCAAAGAAAATGCAGGAAATCAAGCGATCGCAATTGACCAGTTTAGTGAGCCTGAAGAAACTCAGGTTGAGCAGGTTGAAAATCCAGACCGCAATGAGGCTGGATACGAAGTCTGCAATCAATCGGGTGAAAATCTTTCAGTCGCGATCGCTTATTTCGATACTTCAATCGATAGCTATCGCAGCGAAGGCTGGTGGAATCTTGATCAGAGTAAATGTCAGTTTTTCCCCAACTTGCTCGATAGCGTTGATGAGGTCTACGTCTTTGCAGAGTCAGATCAAACACTGTGGTCTGGTGATTTCCCCTTTTGTATGCAAGAGGATGCTTTTGAATACCCTGACGCCAACCGCGATCGCTGCCCCAGCCCGGCCTACTCCAAAGGCTTCCTCAAGGTGGAAGTCGGGGATGCCAAAACTTGGACGACCAATCTAACGCCTTCTCAATGA
- the cikB gene encoding photosynthesis regulation sensor histidine kinase CikB: protein MSGSASRSTAANPLELAWITPSAAQLASTADLYYVQDLLGRYLSFAWRSGQWLGLNSEQVVGSYLGEQFTPVDLNLYLARMRRAMHRGRAEQFRTGFRFQGQVYVFDLTLSPILQPQQASTLLLVIGRQQEPLPEALPEPPIAIAPPHHAKLFAQIAWDIRRTLDPETIWRHTVQGLGQALGLQRCLLCPYELGSTAIAIVAEYRQAHLPVVLGEQLAIARNPSLADALLSLRPTQAVVDFERSPAEPIWMVPTGYQDHPNGVLLLRSAEELTAGDRDLVWELADQVGTALAHARLYAQSQALALELQRANQTLLEQQQALIEAHRQSEALSQLKTDFLANTSHELRTPLTGMIGYLQLLQDDLAETPEERQEFIAGAYHSALHLLGIINDILDIARIEAGRLQLQAETVPLRNLLAEVETCLRSQAQAKGLVYRCRIAAETESVALWGDRQRSLQVLFNLVGNAIKFTLTGYVEVRATAVWQPLCANGQNLPGYLRLEIEDSGIGVAPERQGSLFQSFSQADSSLTRQFGGSGLGLVICRRLLESMGGIVELFSPGEGLGTTVTCLIPLAPAIIPS, encoded by the coding sequence ATGTCTGGGTCTGCCTCGCGCTCGACTGCTGCGAACCCGCTGGAGCTGGCTTGGATTACGCCGTCAGCAGCGCAACTCGCCTCCACCGCCGATCTGTACTACGTCCAAGATCTTCTCGGACGCTACCTCTCGTTTGCTTGGCGCAGTGGCCAATGGCTGGGCCTGAACAGCGAGCAAGTCGTCGGGAGTTACCTCGGCGAGCAGTTTACGCCGGTTGATCTCAACCTCTACTTGGCGCGGATGCGGCGAGCCATGCATCGCGGCCGTGCTGAGCAATTTCGTACTGGCTTTCGTTTTCAGGGACAGGTTTACGTTTTCGACCTGACGCTTAGTCCAATTCTGCAACCGCAGCAGGCCAGCACTTTATTACTGGTGATTGGGCGGCAGCAGGAGCCGCTACCCGAGGCGTTACCAGAACCCCCGATCGCGATCGCGCCACCCCACCATGCCAAGCTGTTTGCCCAAATCGCCTGGGATATTCGCCGCACCCTCGACCCTGAGACAATTTGGCGACATACGGTGCAAGGGCTTGGGCAGGCACTTGGACTGCAGCGTTGCTTGCTCTGTCCCTACGAGTTGGGATCAACGGCGATCGCAATTGTGGCGGAGTATCGTCAGGCGCACCTGCCGGTCGTCTTGGGCGAGCAATTGGCGATCGCCAGGAATCCTTCGCTAGCGGATGCCTTGCTGAGTTTGCGACCCACTCAAGCAGTAGTTGATTTTGAACGATCGCCAGCGGAACCAATCTGGATGGTTCCAACCGGCTATCAAGATCATCCCAACGGTGTTTTGCTGCTGCGATCGGCGGAGGAATTGACTGCGGGCGATCGCGATCTGGTTTGGGAGCTGGCGGATCAGGTGGGGACTGCACTGGCTCATGCTCGCCTCTACGCCCAAAGCCAGGCGTTGGCCCTGGAATTGCAGCGAGCAAATCAAACTTTGTTGGAACAGCAGCAGGCCTTGATCGAAGCCCATCGTCAGTCGGAAGCCCTTTCGCAACTGAAGACCGACTTCCTCGCCAATACCTCCCACGAGCTACGTACGCCGCTGACCGGCATGATTGGCTATCTGCAGCTTCTTCAAGACGACTTGGCCGAGACGCCAGAGGAACGCCAGGAGTTTATTGCCGGGGCCTATCATTCGGCATTGCATCTGCTAGGCATCATCAATGACATTCTCGATATCGCCCGCATCGAAGCCGGACGGCTGCAGCTCCAAGCCGAAACCGTGCCACTACGGAACTTGCTGGCGGAGGTAGAAACCTGTCTGCGGAGCCAAGCACAAGCCAAAGGGCTGGTCTATCGCTGTCGTATTGCTGCGGAGACCGAATCGGTTGCCCTCTGGGGCGATCGCCAACGGTCGCTGCAGGTGCTCTTTAACCTCGTGGGCAATGCGATTAAATTTACGCTCACTGGCTACGTTGAAGTGCGAGCAACAGCGGTTTGGCAGCCCCTTTGCGCCAATGGGCAGAATCTACCGGGCTATCTACGGCTGGAGATTGAAGACAGTGGTATTGGTGTTGCCCCCGAGCGACAGGGCAGTCTCTTTCAATCCTTCAGTCAGGCGGATAGCTCTCTGACACGGCAGTTTGGTGGGAGTGGCTTGGGGCTGGTGATCTGTCGACGCTTGCTGGAGAGTATGGGTGGCATTGTTGAACTGTTTAGCCCTGGCGAGGGTTTGGGGACCACAGTCACCTGTCTGATCCCGCTGGCACCAGCGATCATCCCGTCCTAG
- the lepA gene encoding translation elongation factor 4, which translates to MTDVSVSKIRNFCIIAHIDHGKSTLADRLLQETGTVQAREMKEQFLDNMELERERGITIKLQAARMNYRAQDGEQYVLNLIDTPGHVDFSYEVSRSLQACEGALLVVDASQGVEAQTLANVYLALENDLEIIPVPNKIDLPGADPERVKREIEEVIGLDCSGAIEASAKSGIGIGEILESIVHLVPPPSDTTGEPLRALIFDSYYDPYRGVIVYFRVIDGTVRKGDRIRLMASGKEYEIDELGVLSPNQVQVEELHAGEVGYIAASIKAVADARVGDTITLARARATEPLPGYVEAKPMVFCGLFPTDSDRYPDLRDALEKLQLSDAALQYEPETSSAMGFGFRCGFLGLLHMEIVQERLEREYNLDLITTAPSVVYQVTTLDGEVLRLDNPSKLPPPQQREKIEEPYVKVEIITPENYVGALMDLCQTRRGIFIDMKYLTQERTTLIYEMPLAEVVTDFFDQMKSRTKGYASMEYSLIGYREGELVRMDILINSEPVDPLATIVHRDKAYYVGKALVEKLKELIPRHQFKIPLQAAIGSRVIASESIPALRKDVLAKCYGGDISRKKKLLQKQAKGKKRMKAIGTVDVPQEAFMAVLKLDREG; encoded by the coding sequence ATGACCGACGTTTCGGTTTCAAAAATTCGTAACTTTTGCATCATTGCCCACATCGACCACGGCAAATCGACCCTGGCCGATCGCTTATTGCAAGAAACGGGAACGGTGCAAGCCCGCGAAATGAAGGAACAGTTCCTCGACAACATGGAACTGGAGCGGGAGCGCGGCATCACGATCAAGCTGCAGGCAGCGCGGATGAACTACCGTGCTCAGGACGGCGAGCAGTATGTGCTCAATCTGATCGACACCCCCGGCCACGTTGACTTTTCCTACGAAGTCTCGCGATCGCTGCAGGCCTGCGAAGGGGCGCTGCTGGTCGTCGATGCCTCCCAGGGTGTAGAGGCGCAGACCTTGGCCAACGTTTATCTGGCCTTGGAAAATGATCTAGAGATCATTCCAGTCCCGAACAAGATCGACTTGCCTGGGGCCGATCCAGAACGGGTCAAGCGCGAAATTGAAGAAGTGATCGGGCTGGACTGTAGCGGCGCGATCGAAGCATCAGCTAAATCTGGCATCGGCATCGGTGAAATTTTAGAGAGCATCGTTCACTTGGTGCCGCCCCCCAGCGATACGACAGGGGAACCGCTGCGGGCACTGATCTTTGACAGCTATTACGACCCCTATCGCGGCGTCATCGTCTACTTCCGGGTCATCGACGGCACCGTCCGCAAGGGCGATCGCATCCGACTGATGGCTTCGGGTAAGGAATACGAGATCGACGAGCTGGGCGTACTTTCCCCCAACCAAGTTCAAGTCGAAGAATTACATGCGGGTGAAGTCGGCTACATTGCTGCTTCGATCAAAGCCGTGGCTGATGCACGGGTCGGCGACACGATCACCTTGGCAAGGGCCAGAGCGACCGAACCGCTGCCGGGCTACGTCGAAGCCAAGCCGATGGTCTTCTGCGGCCTCTTCCCGACGGATAGCGATCGCTATCCCGATCTGCGAGACGCCTTAGAAAAGCTGCAACTTAGTGATGCGGCGTTGCAGTACGAACCGGAAACTTCCAGCGCTATGGGCTTTGGTTTCCGCTGCGGCTTCCTGGGGCTGCTGCACATGGAAATTGTGCAAGAACGGCTGGAGCGGGAATACAACCTCGACCTGATCACGACAGCACCGTCAGTGGTCTATCAAGTCACCACGCTGGATGGCGAAGTGCTGCGGCTGGATAACCCCTCCAAACTGCCGCCGCCACAACAGCGCGAAAAGATTGAAGAGCCCTACGTCAAAGTTGAAATCATCACGCCCGAAAACTATGTCGGAGCCCTGATGGATCTCTGCCAAACCCGTCGTGGCATCTTCATCGACATGAAGTATCTGACCCAAGAGCGGACGACGCTGATCTACGAAATGCCCTTGGCGGAGGTAGTGACGGACTTCTTCGACCAGATGAAGTCGCGCACCAAAGGCTACGCCAGCATGGAGTACTCGCTGATTGGCTACCGCGAAGGCGAGCTGGTGCGGATGGATATCCTAATCAATAGCGAGCCGGTCGATCCCCTCGCGACGATCGTGCACCGCGACAAGGCTTACTACGTGGGTAAGGCACTGGTGGAGAAACTGAAAGAGCTGATTCCCCGCCACCAGTTCAAAATTCCGCTGCAGGCCGCGATCGGCTCTCGCGTGATTGCCAGCGAAAGCATTCCGGCGCTGCGCAAAGACGTCTTGGCCAAGTGCTACGGCGGCGATATCAGCCGCAAGAAAAAGCTGTTGCAAAAGCAGGCCAAGGGCAAAAAACGGATGAAGGCGATCGGGACGGTGGATGTTCCCCAAGAAGCCTTCATGGCTGTCCTCAAGCTCGATCGCGAAGGCTGA
- the lepB gene encoding signal peptidase I: MTVPDSVTPWWQQLWQHQKENLLLVLLAIVLALVIRGWVAEPRFIPSDSMLPTLHVGDRLLVEKISYQLHTPQPGDIVVFQPPQILQQAGYGADQAFIKRVIARSGQTVQVHKGQVWVDGQPLTEPYVAELPAYEWGPYPVPEHCLFVMGDNRNNSNDSHIWGFLPERNVIGRAWVRFWPLDRWGRVTAPAIGTRLEQTAPLG, from the coding sequence ATGACCGTTCCCGATTCCGTCACCCCGTGGTGGCAACAACTCTGGCAGCACCAAAAGGAAAACCTTTTGTTAGTGCTGCTGGCCATCGTTCTAGCGCTGGTAATTCGCGGCTGGGTTGCGGAACCGCGCTTCATCCCCTCTGATTCCATGCTGCCGACGCTGCACGTGGGCGATCGCCTACTCGTGGAAAAAATCAGCTATCAACTGCACACCCCCCAGCCAGGAGACATCGTTGTTTTTCAGCCTCCGCAGATTTTGCAGCAGGCTGGCTATGGCGCTGATCAGGCCTTCATCAAACGGGTGATTGCACGATCGGGGCAGACCGTCCAAGTTCACAAGGGTCAAGTCTGGGTGGATGGTCAACCCTTGACAGAGCCCTACGTGGCGGAATTGCCTGCCTACGAGTGGGGGCCCTATCCCGTGCCCGAACATTGCCTGTTTGTGATGGGTGATAACCGCAACAACAGCAATGACTCACACATTTGGGGGTTCTTGCCCGAGAGGAATGTCATTGGTCGCGCTTGGGTGCGCTTTTGGCCATTGGATCGTTGGGGACGGGTGACAGCTCCAGCGATCGGAACCCGCCTCGAGCAGACTGCACCGCTCGGCTAG
- a CDS encoding YggT family protein, whose amino-acid sequence MMSSSLGLLLNTLSITLNIYFVLLIIRVLLSWFPNFQSSQFMLILGQLTDPYLNLFRRVIPPLGGMDFSPILAFFILQAVTQAVQQLAVQTSGSFSAFY is encoded by the coding sequence ATGATGAGTTCTTCGCTTGGTCTACTGCTCAACACGCTTTCAATCACCCTCAACATCTACTTTGTCCTGCTGATCATCCGCGTCTTACTGAGCTGGTTCCCTAACTTTCAGAGCAGTCAGTTCATGCTGATTTTGGGTCAACTCACCGATCCCTATTTGAATCTGTTCCGGCGCGTCATTCCGCCCTTGGGTGGCATGGACTTTTCACCGATTTTGGCCTTTTTCATCTTGCAAGCCGTGACCCAAGCCGTTCAACAGCTTGCCGTCCAAACCTCGGGCAGTTTTTCGGCTTTTTACTAA
- the clpS gene encoding ATP-dependent Clp protease adapter ClpS, with amino-acid sequence MAAPATAPGTTTTRVRQPYPHFRVIVLDDDVNTFQHVAECLLKYIPGMTGDRAWDLTNQVHYEGAATVWSGPQEQAELYHEQLRREGLTMAPLEAA; translated from the coding sequence ATCGCCGCACCAGCTACTGCCCCGGGTACAACGACAACGCGGGTTCGCCAGCCCTATCCGCACTTCCGTGTGATCGTGCTCGATGATGACGTCAATACGTTTCAGCACGTGGCGGAATGCCTGCTGAAATACATTCCGGGCATGACCGGCGATCGCGCTTGGGATCTCACGAATCAGGTCCACTACGAAGGAGCCGCCACCGTTTGGAGCGGCCCCCAAGAGCAAGCGGAGCTCTATCACGAACAGTTGCGGCGTGAAGGCCTGACCATGGCACCGCTAGAAGCGGCTTGA
- the petN gene encoding cytochrome b6-f complex subunit PetN, producing MELLTFGWAALLAVFTFSLAMVVWGRNGDGSIGF from the coding sequence ATGGAACTGTTGACCTTCGGTTGGGCCGCTTTGCTGGCTGTCTTCACGTTCTCGCTGGCAATGGTGGTCTGGGGTCGGAATGGCGACGGCAGCATTGGCTTCTAG